The Babylonia areolata isolate BAREFJ2019XMU chromosome 22, ASM4173473v1, whole genome shotgun sequence genome contains a region encoding:
- the LOC143296984 gene encoding COP9 signalosome complex subunit 2 — MSDDEFMVDDDEEYDLEYSEESNSEPDVDLENQYYNSKSLKEDDPKAALESFQKVLELEGKEKGEWGFKALKQMIKINFKLGNYEEMMKRYKQLLTYIKSAVTRNYSEKSINSILDYISTSKQMALLQDFYETTLEALKEAKNERLWFKTNTKLGKLYFDRGDYNRLQKILKQLHQSCQTDDGEDDLKKGTQLLEIYALEIQMYTEQKNNKKLKALYEQSLHIKSAIPHPLIMGVIRECGGKMHLRELEYEKAHTDFFEAFKNYDESGSQRRTTCLKYLVLANMLMKSGINPFDSQETKPYKNDPEILAMTNLVSAYQNNDINEFEKILKTNRRNIMEDPFIREHIEDLLRNIRTQVLIKLIKPYTRIHIPFISRELNIDPQEVENLLVSCILDNTIKGRIDQVNQVLELSREASGTARYGALEKWSQQLAQLHGAVLNKMA, encoded by the exons ATGTCGGACGACGAGTTCATGGTTGACGATGACGAGGAGTATGATTTG GAATACTCCGAGGAGAGCAACTCAGAACCAGATGTTGACTTGGAGAACCAGTATTACAACTCAAAGTCATTAAAAGAAGATGACCCAAAAGCTGCTTTGGAAAGTTTTCAGAAG GTACTGGAGctggaagggaaagaaaaaggagaatgggGATTCAAGGCTCTCAAACAGATGATAAAGATAAACTTCAAACTG GGTAACTATGAGGAAATGATGAAGCGTTACAAACAACTGCTGACCTACATCAAGTCTGCTGTGACACGCAACTATTCCGAGAAGTCCATCAATTCCATCCTCGACTACATCTCCACATCCAAGCAG ATGGCGTTACTACAAGACTTCTACGAGACCACCCTGGAGGCACTGAAGGAGGCGAAGAACGAACGCCTGTGGTTCAAGACCAACACCAAGCTGGGCAAGCTGTACTTTGACCGCGGTGACTACAACCGGCTGCAGAAGATCCTCAAACAGCTGCACCAGTCCTGTCAG ACGGATGACGGAGAGGACGACCTGAAGAAGGGAACTCAGCTGTTGGAGATCTATGCTCTGGAGATCCAGATGTAtacagaacagaaaaacaacaagaagctgAAG GCCTTGTATGAACAGTCTCTACACATCAAGTCTGCCATTCCACATCCACTGATCATGGGCGTCATCAGAG AGTGCGGTGGGAAGATGCATCTACGTGAACTGGAGTATGAAAAAGCACACACTGACTTCTTTGAGGCCTTCAAAAACTACGATGAATCTGGGAGTCAGAG GAGAACCACCTGCCTCAAGTACTTAGTCCTAGCCAACATGCTGATGAAATCGGGCATCAACCCCTTTGACTCGCAGGAAACCAAACCCTACAAGAACGACCCAGAGATTCTTGCCATGACCAACTTGGTCAG tgcATACCAAAACAATGACATCAATGAGTTTGAGAAGATTTTAAAAACAAACCGGCGAAATATCATGGAAGACCCCTTTATACGAGAACACATTGAAG ATCTGCTGCGCAACATCAGAACGCAAGTTCTGATCAAGCTGATTAAACCTTACACAAGGATTCATATTCCGTTTATCTCCAGG GAGCTCAATATAGATCCACAAGAAGTTGAGAACCTGCTTGTTTCCTGCATCCTGGACAA tacGATCAAGGGGAGGATAGACCAGGTGAACCAGGTGTTGGAGTTGAGTCGAGAAGCAAGCGGCACGGCACGCTACGGAGCCTTGGAGAAGTGGTCGCAGCAGTTAGCTCAGCTTCACGGTGCTGTCCTCAACAAAATGGCATAG